One segment of Arthrobacter sp. MMS18-M83 DNA contains the following:
- a CDS encoding xanthine dehydrogenase family protein molybdopterin-binding subunit: protein MRGFGPGRPRAGEKRYQDAGLDDLGPEWATGVGSALSMIDTVPPRGHFAHTRLRLLPDGTFDAAVGTAEFGNGTTTVHAQLAATALSTAASTVAVRQSDTDLVEHDTGAFGSAGTVVAGQATLLAAQELAVRIRAAAAAFAAVPEADCVLEDGAVRCGSQVLTLAEVYDAAQQQGAELAAEGRWGGTPRSVAFNVHGFRVAVNTGTGELRILQSVQAADAGVVVNPRQCRGQVEGGIAQALGVALYEEVRVNDAGRVTTDILRQYHIPSFADVPRSEVYFAKTNDQMGPLGAKSMSESPFNPVAPALANAIRNATGVRFAELPIARDKIYLALKDAAAPTQLARI from the coding sequence GTGCGTGGCTTTGGTCCGGGACGCCCTCGAGCGGGGGAGAAGCGCTACCAGGACGCGGGCCTCGACGACCTTGGCCCGGAGTGGGCCACCGGTGTCGGTTCCGCGCTGTCCATGATCGACACGGTTCCGCCTCGCGGCCACTTCGCCCACACTCGCCTTAGGCTCTTGCCGGACGGTACGTTCGACGCCGCCGTCGGGACCGCCGAATTCGGCAACGGCACCACCACGGTCCACGCCCAACTGGCCGCGACCGCGTTGTCCACCGCGGCGTCGACGGTGGCCGTGCGCCAGTCCGACACGGACCTCGTGGAGCACGATACAGGTGCCTTTGGCTCCGCGGGCACAGTTGTGGCCGGGCAGGCCACTTTGCTCGCGGCACAGGAGCTGGCCGTCCGGATTCGTGCTGCGGCGGCCGCGTTCGCCGCGGTTCCGGAGGCGGATTGCGTGCTCGAGGACGGTGCGGTGCGCTGCGGCTCGCAGGTCCTAACGCTCGCCGAGGTGTACGACGCCGCGCAGCAGCAGGGCGCGGAACTCGCCGCAGAGGGCCGCTGGGGTGGAACACCGCGTTCGGTCGCCTTCAACGTCCACGGATTCCGGGTCGCTGTGAACACCGGAACGGGGGAGCTGCGGATCCTGCAGAGCGTGCAAGCAGCCGATGCCGGCGTCGTGGTCAATCCGCGGCAGTGCCGCGGCCAGGTGGAAGGCGGAATCGCGCAGGCGCTCGGCGTTGCGCTGTATGAGGAAGTCCGCGTGAACGACGCCGGACGGGTCACCACGGACATCCTGCGGCAGTACCACATCCCGTCTTTTGCTGACGTGCCGCGCAGCGAGGTCTACTTCGCGAAAACGAACGATCAGATGGGGCCGCTCGGTGCGAAGTCCATGAGCGAGAGCCCGTTCAACCCCGTCGCGCCCGCACTGGCCAACGCCATCCGGAACGCTACGGGAGTGAGGTTCGCGGAACTCCCCATCGCTCGGGACAAGATCTACCTGGCGCTCAAGGACGCCGCCGCCCCCACCCAACTGGCTCGCATTTAA
- a CDS encoding FAD binding domain-containing protein: MDMNTIESVVATTDPGQWRDGDAWLAGGTVLFSYGSPVGSEEPLKRLLDLGQAGWRSVTVSDAGIELAATCTVAELYALPVSDAVAGRNWPGLDVFRPCCDSFVASFKVWNMSTVGGNVCTSLPAGPMISLCAGMDATATILGRHGSSRTVPVAEFVTGDGKNSLAPGELLRSIQLPASALSARVAFRRLSLSNLGRSGVLLIGRLDADGRLVLTVTAATKRPVQLRFAAAEAPDAGQLAAAVEHSIPPELYHDDIHGLPEWRRDMTFRLAEEIRVELLDPAGPGGPFTVSGDFWPPHATSQQPSTQPALRDTAQQKEA; encoded by the coding sequence ATGGACATGAACACCATCGAGTCCGTGGTTGCCACCACGGATCCAGGCCAGTGGCGCGACGGCGACGCCTGGCTTGCCGGCGGCACTGTCCTGTTCTCCTACGGCAGTCCGGTCGGCAGCGAAGAACCGCTCAAGCGCTTGCTCGACCTGGGCCAAGCAGGCTGGCGGTCCGTGACCGTGAGCGACGCCGGCATAGAGCTTGCCGCCACCTGCACCGTTGCGGAGCTCTACGCACTCCCGGTTTCGGACGCCGTGGCCGGCCGCAACTGGCCCGGTCTTGACGTTTTCCGCCCATGCTGCGACTCTTTCGTAGCTTCCTTCAAGGTGTGGAACATGTCCACCGTTGGCGGCAATGTGTGCACCTCTCTCCCCGCCGGCCCCATGATTTCGCTGTGCGCCGGCATGGACGCCACGGCGACAATCCTTGGCCGGCACGGCAGCAGCCGCACTGTCCCGGTGGCGGAGTTCGTCACTGGGGACGGGAAAAACTCCCTGGCACCTGGTGAGCTCCTCCGCAGTATCCAGCTGCCGGCGTCGGCTCTGTCAGCTCGGGTGGCCTTCCGTCGGCTCTCGCTGAGCAACCTCGGGCGATCGGGGGTACTGCTGATCGGAAGGCTCGACGCCGATGGGCGACTGGTCCTCACCGTCACCGCCGCCACCAAACGACCCGTGCAACTGCGGTTCGCCGCCGCGGAGGCGCCCGACGCAGGCCAGCTGGCCGCCGCCGTCGAGCATTCGATCCCTCCGGAGCTGTACCACGACGATATCCACGGGCTCCCGGAATGGCGGCGGGACATGACGTTTCGACTTGCGGAGGAGATCCGCGTGGAACTACTCGACCCGGCTGGACCCGGAGGGCCGTTTACGGTCTCGGGCGACTTCTGGCCACCGCATGCCACCTCACAACAACCGTCCACCCAGCCCGCTTTGAGGGACACAGCACAGCAGAAGGAGGCCTGA
- a CDS encoding 8-oxoguanine deaminase, whose product MSPKPDFQPAGPTPSRLWIKKPLAVFTANGLDAGGGIVVSDGKIAELVPAGKQPSAPCDRVFDARSHVLLPGLINTHHHFYQTLTRAWGPAANAPLFPWLQNLYPVWARLTPDSLELAVKVALAELLLSGCTTAADHHYLFPAGLEDAIDVEAGVVRELGMRATLTRGSMTLGEDDGGLPPRSTVQRPEVILSDSERLIGKYHERGDGAVIQIALAPCSPFSVTRELMAESAAMAERLDVRLHTHLAETIDEEDFCREMFGLRTVDYLDSVGWLGKRTWLGHGIHFDDDEIARLGAAGTAVAHCPTSNMRLASGTARVLELEAAGVPVGLGVDGSASNDASNMILEARQALYLQRLRYGADIPVERALGWATRGSAAALGRTDIGQIAPGMQADLALFKPDGLRFSGSHDPIAALLLCAADRADRVMVAGQWRVVDGQIPELDIPELIAKHSAAAQKIIRG is encoded by the coding sequence GTGTCTCCGAAACCCGATTTCCAGCCGGCAGGCCCAACACCATCCAGACTCTGGATCAAGAAGCCTCTCGCAGTGTTCACCGCCAACGGGCTCGACGCCGGCGGCGGCATCGTGGTCAGCGACGGGAAAATCGCCGAGCTCGTTCCGGCAGGAAAGCAACCTTCCGCACCCTGCGATCGAGTCTTCGACGCCCGCAGCCACGTCCTGTTGCCCGGGCTCATCAACACGCACCACCACTTCTACCAAACGCTCACGCGCGCCTGGGGTCCGGCGGCCAACGCTCCCCTGTTCCCGTGGCTGCAGAACCTCTACCCCGTGTGGGCGCGCCTCACCCCGGACAGCCTCGAGCTTGCCGTGAAAGTTGCGCTCGCAGAACTCCTGCTGTCCGGCTGCACCACGGCAGCCGACCACCACTACCTCTTTCCCGCGGGACTTGAGGACGCGATCGACGTCGAGGCCGGCGTCGTACGCGAACTCGGCATGCGCGCCACGCTCACCCGCGGGTCGATGACGCTGGGCGAGGACGACGGCGGCCTGCCGCCGCGGTCCACCGTGCAGCGCCCGGAGGTGATCCTTTCGGACAGCGAACGGCTGATCGGGAAGTATCACGAACGGGGAGACGGCGCGGTCATCCAGATTGCATTGGCTCCCTGTTCGCCGTTCTCGGTGACGCGGGAGCTCATGGCCGAAAGCGCCGCCATGGCCGAACGGCTGGACGTCAGGCTACACACCCACCTCGCCGAAACCATCGACGAGGAAGATTTCTGCCGCGAGATGTTCGGGCTGCGCACCGTGGATTATCTGGACAGCGTCGGCTGGCTCGGAAAGCGCACTTGGCTTGGCCACGGCATCCATTTCGACGACGACGAGATCGCCCGGTTGGGTGCCGCGGGCACCGCCGTCGCGCACTGCCCGACGTCGAACATGCGGCTCGCGTCCGGCACCGCGCGGGTGCTGGAACTCGAGGCCGCCGGGGTTCCCGTTGGGCTGGGAGTGGACGGCTCGGCGTCGAACGACGCCTCCAACATGATCCTCGAAGCGCGGCAAGCGTTGTATCTCCAGCGGCTGCGCTACGGTGCGGATATCCCCGTGGAGCGCGCCCTCGGCTGGGCGACGCGCGGATCGGCGGCAGCGCTGGGCCGCACCGACATCGGCCAGATTGCTCCCGGGATGCAGGCAGACCTTGCCTTGTTCAAGCCAGACGGGCTGCGCTTCTCCGGCAGCCATGATCCCATCGCGGCATTGTTGCTCTGCGCAGCGGATCGCGCCGACCGCGTCATGGTGGCCGGCCAGTGGCGCGTTGTGGACGGACAGATCCCGGAGCTGGACATCCCGGAACTTATTGCCAAACATTCAGCCGCCGCACAGAAAATCATCAGGGGTTAG
- a CDS encoding molybdopterin-dependent oxidoreductase: MAIEINGTATEAAPRPGQCLRTFLREQGNFGVKKGCDGGDCGACTVHVDGTPVHSCIYPALRAEGHSVTTIEGLSSGGDLHPVQQQFLEHQGFQCGFCTAGMMMTAATFDDEQKANLPRSLKGNLCRCTGYRSIADAVCGSHTHAPDGGAAAQSNAGQLGDDVPAPAGRAVVTGSARYTLDVPAEQLPGLLHLKLLRSPHAHARIVSIDTTAALQVPGVVAVFTHEDAPARLFSTAQHELYTDDPDDTRVLDNVVRFIGQRVAAVVAESVGAAEAGARAIKVEYELLDAVFSPQEALRPGAPAIHGEKDAETARISRPQNNVVAEVHSELGNVEAGFAMADFIHENTYQTQRVQHVAMETHCSIAWLEPSEEPGEDRLVVRSSSQVPFLARRTLARVFDLPEDRIRVVAGRVGGGFGGKQEVLTEDLVAMAALKLRRPVQVEFTRTEQFTATTTRHPFTIKVKAGTTRDGHLTAMQLDVVTNTGAYGNHAPGVMFHGCGESLAVYKCANKKVDAQAVYTNTVPAGAFRGYGLSQMIFAIESTVDELAVGIGMDPLEFRLRNMVRPGDDMLSTNPEPEEDVFYGSYGLDQCVALVRDALERGRSATRTRASTTLARSGPPVSVPRCP; the protein is encoded by the coding sequence ATGGCAATAGAGATCAACGGAACCGCCACCGAGGCCGCACCCCGCCCGGGCCAGTGCCTGCGGACATTCCTACGCGAACAGGGCAACTTCGGCGTCAAGAAGGGGTGCGACGGCGGCGACTGCGGCGCCTGCACCGTCCACGTGGACGGCACGCCCGTGCACAGTTGCATCTATCCGGCCTTGCGCGCCGAGGGGCATTCGGTCACTACTATCGAGGGGCTGTCCAGCGGGGGAGATCTGCATCCTGTGCAACAGCAGTTCCTGGAACACCAGGGCTTCCAATGTGGGTTCTGCACAGCCGGCATGATGATGACCGCCGCTACCTTCGACGACGAACAGAAGGCCAACCTCCCGCGCAGCCTCAAGGGAAATCTGTGCCGCTGCACCGGTTACCGCTCTATCGCGGACGCTGTGTGCGGCAGTCACACCCACGCTCCCGACGGCGGCGCGGCGGCTCAATCAAACGCGGGCCAGCTCGGCGACGACGTTCCCGCCCCTGCGGGTCGCGCCGTCGTCACGGGCTCCGCCCGCTACACGCTCGACGTCCCCGCGGAACAACTCCCCGGACTGCTGCACCTCAAGCTGTTGCGCTCGCCGCACGCGCACGCCCGGATTGTTTCGATCGACACGACGGCGGCCCTCCAGGTACCGGGAGTCGTTGCGGTGTTCACGCACGAGGACGCGCCGGCTCGGTTGTTCTCGACCGCCCAGCACGAGCTCTACACCGATGATCCCGACGACACCCGGGTCCTCGACAACGTGGTGCGATTCATCGGCCAGCGGGTTGCCGCCGTCGTTGCCGAATCGGTGGGCGCAGCCGAAGCCGGGGCGCGGGCCATCAAGGTGGAGTACGAACTCCTCGACGCCGTCTTCTCGCCACAAGAGGCGTTGCGGCCCGGCGCCCCCGCGATCCACGGGGAGAAGGACGCGGAGACGGCCCGGATTTCCCGCCCGCAGAACAACGTCGTGGCAGAGGTCCATTCCGAGCTGGGGAACGTGGAGGCTGGGTTTGCAATGGCCGATTTCATCCATGAAAACACGTACCAGACCCAACGGGTGCAGCATGTCGCGATGGAAACCCATTGCTCCATCGCGTGGCTGGAACCCTCTGAGGAGCCCGGGGAGGACAGGCTGGTGGTGCGTTCCTCGAGCCAGGTGCCGTTCCTTGCCCGGCGCACCCTGGCCCGAGTGTTCGATCTCCCGGAAGACCGCATCCGCGTGGTCGCTGGTCGGGTTGGCGGTGGGTTCGGCGGCAAGCAAGAAGTGCTCACCGAGGACCTCGTTGCCATGGCAGCCCTCAAGCTGCGCCGACCGGTGCAGGTGGAGTTCACCCGCACCGAGCAATTCACCGCCACCACCACGCGCCACCCCTTCACCATCAAGGTCAAGGCCGGGACTACCCGGGACGGGCACCTGACGGCGATGCAGCTGGACGTGGTCACCAACACGGGCGCGTATGGAAACCACGCGCCCGGAGTGATGTTCCACGGTTGCGGCGAATCCTTGGCCGTCTACAAATGCGCCAACAAGAAGGTGGATGCCCAGGCTGTTTACACCAACACTGTCCCGGCTGGCGCCTTCCGCGGCTACGGGCTGAGCCAGATGATCTTCGCGATCGAGTCCACCGTGGACGAGCTCGCCGTCGGAATCGGCATGGATCCCTTGGAATTCCGCCTCAGGAACATGGTCCGGCCGGGTGATGACATGCTTTCGACGAATCCGGAGCCGGAAGAGGACGTCTTCTACGGCAGTTACGGCCTGGACCAGTGCGTGGCTTTGGTCCGGGACGCCCTCGAGCGGGGGAGAAGCGCTACCAGGACGCGGGCCTCGACGACCTTGGCCCGGAGTGGGCCACCGGTGTCGGTTCCGCGCTGTCCATGA
- a CDS encoding nucleoside deaminase — protein sequence MSTTVTAEHFLATSIELATANVLNSGGPFGAVIVTADGRAFEGVNRVTATNDPTAHAEVTAIRNACRELGTFDLSGATLYTSCEPCPMCLASALWARIGNVVFAADRHDAASVGFDDAVFYEYFENEDRDKLMPVTKLELGDPQAPAILEPFNTWNTLDSRIDY from the coding sequence ATGAGTACCACCGTCACGGCCGAACATTTCTTGGCCACCTCCATTGAGCTGGCAACAGCCAATGTCCTCAACAGCGGCGGGCCGTTCGGCGCCGTCATTGTCACCGCGGATGGCCGCGCCTTCGAAGGCGTCAACCGGGTCACCGCAACCAACGACCCCACGGCCCACGCCGAGGTCACAGCCATCCGCAATGCCTGCCGCGAGCTCGGTACCTTCGATCTCAGCGGAGCCACCCTCTACACGAGCTGCGAGCCATGCCCCATGTGCCTGGCCTCGGCTCTCTGGGCGCGCATCGGCAACGTGGTTTTCGCAGCAGACCGGCACGACGCCGCCTCCGTTGGCTTCGACGACGCCGTCTTCTACGAGTACTTCGAGAACGAAGACCGGGACAAGCTCATGCCGGTCACCAAGCTGGAACTGGGCGACCCCCAGGCGCCGGCCATCCTGGAACCGTTCAACACCTGGAACACGCTTGACTCCAGGATTGACTACTAG
- a CDS encoding XdhC family protein, with the protein MLDLMPSLGTWRPAVSGERCAVATIVAAGGSVPRPLGTSMLVSEHGDVLGSLSGGCVEGAVVEAALEAMHDGGSRLESFGYSAEDAFAVGLTCGGELEVHIQPTGADGLDLAVLNAAGGGLNTASGWRSSMALIRRLDGAGGAVVVPDPVVFSAAGSRELSDLLGGDDAVIRAAAAQLEPLLRGGRARLVRLAPAEGCGTVPEPEPITLFVESRLPAARMLIFGANDFGAALLPAGKLLGYNVTLCDARPAFSSQGRFLAADHLVTDWPHRYLAAESAAGRIDSRTVVCVLTHDPKFDIPLLETALALDLAYVGAMGSRRSHRQRIDGLLAKGTQAEALERLHSPIGLDLGAVTPAEVAVSITAEILASRAPQATSGWGSLKDGTGPIHHSAPEARTPDHGTLEHSKVTPWT; encoded by the coding sequence ATGCTGGATTTGATGCCTTCGCTGGGCACCTGGCGGCCCGCGGTCTCTGGCGAGCGATGCGCAGTCGCCACCATCGTGGCCGCCGGAGGCTCCGTGCCCCGGCCCCTTGGCACGTCCATGCTGGTTTCCGAACACGGCGATGTCCTCGGCAGCCTCTCCGGAGGGTGCGTGGAAGGTGCCGTGGTGGAGGCCGCGCTTGAGGCAATGCACGACGGCGGCAGTCGCCTTGAATCGTTCGGCTACAGCGCCGAGGACGCGTTCGCCGTCGGGCTCACCTGTGGCGGCGAACTCGAAGTCCACATCCAGCCGACCGGGGCAGACGGGTTGGACTTGGCTGTCTTGAACGCCGCTGGCGGAGGGTTGAACACCGCGAGCGGCTGGCGGTCCTCCATGGCACTCATCCGAAGGCTCGATGGTGCAGGGGGCGCCGTCGTCGTTCCTGATCCGGTGGTCTTTTCCGCCGCGGGTTCGCGGGAACTCTCGGACCTCCTTGGCGGGGATGACGCCGTGATCCGCGCGGCCGCAGCCCAGCTCGAGCCCCTCTTGCGTGGTGGCCGCGCAAGGCTGGTCCGGCTGGCGCCGGCCGAAGGCTGCGGGACCGTACCGGAACCCGAACCAATTACCCTCTTCGTGGAAAGCCGCTTGCCCGCGGCCCGCATGCTCATCTTTGGCGCCAACGATTTCGGCGCCGCGCTGCTCCCTGCCGGGAAACTCCTGGGCTACAACGTCACTTTGTGCGATGCCCGTCCTGCGTTTTCGAGCCAGGGCCGTTTCCTCGCTGCAGACCACCTCGTCACGGATTGGCCGCATCGCTACCTTGCCGCCGAGTCAGCCGCCGGCCGGATCGATTCCCGCACGGTGGTGTGCGTGCTGACCCACGATCCCAAGTTCGATATTCCCCTGCTGGAAACCGCCCTTGCTTTGGATCTTGCCTACGTGGGCGCCATGGGTTCCAGGCGCAGCCACCGGCAGCGGATCGACGGACTGTTGGCCAAAGGCACCCAGGCTGAGGCGCTCGAACGGCTTCATTCGCCCATTGGGCTGGACCTTGGCGCGGTCACCCCGGCTGAAGTTGCAGTGTCCATTACGGCCGAGATCCTCGCGTCCCGCGCGCCCCAAGCCACGTCCGGCTGGGGTTCGCTCAAAGACGGCACAGGACCGATCCATCACAGCGCCCCCGAAGCCCGTACCCCCGATCACGGCACTCTCGAACACAGCAAGGTGACCCCATGGACATGA
- a CDS encoding DUF2510 domain-containing protein, whose protein sequence is MTVPQHNTPTPPGWYPDPSGSGQLRWWDGNAWTGTAWNPPGQAGTAQAAPGQAAPAGAPWPAAAQPGQYIGPPRPAPRPEISAQTPVYNPFIWLVTLLPVISLIVLLVWNPVFHLRYVGARRVPTLDPTSMFSVPYFLLIASGWLIYGVSVLLSYLDWQKLQKDGVVRPFHWAWAFLGAGVYVVGRSVIVHKVAPQRGLAPIWALIGVTALSFIVVGIKAGVIFSSIASTLPM, encoded by the coding sequence ATGACCGTCCCCCAGCACAACACGCCGACTCCTCCAGGTTGGTACCCAGACCCCTCGGGCTCCGGGCAGCTACGGTGGTGGGACGGTAATGCTTGGACTGGAACCGCGTGGAACCCACCGGGCCAGGCCGGAACTGCACAGGCTGCGCCGGGCCAGGCGGCGCCGGCGGGAGCCCCGTGGCCGGCAGCGGCACAGCCCGGGCAATACATCGGTCCGCCACGGCCCGCTCCGCGCCCGGAAATCAGCGCGCAGACCCCGGTCTACAACCCGTTCATTTGGTTGGTCACGCTCCTGCCGGTGATCTCGTTGATCGTCCTGCTCGTCTGGAATCCGGTCTTCCACCTGCGGTACGTGGGCGCCAGGCGCGTACCAACCCTCGATCCGACCTCGATGTTCAGCGTTCCATATTTTCTGCTCATCGCTTCGGGTTGGCTCATCTACGGGGTCAGCGTTCTCCTGTCCTACCTCGACTGGCAAAAGCTGCAGAAGGACGGCGTGGTGCGCCCCTTCCACTGGGCATGGGCATTCTTGGGCGCCGGGGTCTACGTGGTTGGTCGGTCCGTGATCGTCCATAAGGTTGCACCGCAGCGCGGACTTGCTCCGATCTGGGCATTGATTGGCGTCACTGCACTGAGCTTCATTGTGGTGGGCATCAAAGCGGGCGTGATCTTTTCGAGCATAGCCAGCACCCTACCGATGTAG
- a CDS encoding NCS2 family permease, with protein MTILDPADVRTATEKQAAPLGAGQTAASEKHTATGLVRGSSPRPPASNSFLDGFFQITKRGSTLAREFRGGIVTFFTMAYIVILNPLILGGFSAQNAPTDVAGGWLSAAQVGAVTGLTAGVMTVLFGLIANLPFGLAAGLGINSFLAVAVIHEVTWPEAMGLVVINGILIVLFGATGARTAIFKAVPKELKAAITVGIGLFIAFIGFVDSGFVRATKGGPPVQLGTDGSITSIPTLVFIVGLLVMGILVARKIQGGLLIGIVATTVLAAVVEAVMHIGPGSAANPGGWHLNTPVLSGQLVSAPDFSLVGHFDLFGSFSRIGGLAATMLVFTLVFTNFFDAMGTMTGLAKSAGVAYKDGTFPKLKSAFIVEGLGAVAGGATSGSSNTVYIDSAAGIGEGARTGLASVVTGLLFLGSMFLTPLTSVVPLEVAASALVVVGAMMMAQIREIKFSKFSVALPAFLTIVTMPLTYSIANGIGVGFISWAVIHAASGKGKKVHPLMWVVTVGFLIYFARGPISALMGA; from the coding sequence ATGACAATCCTGGACCCCGCAGATGTGCGAACAGCAACTGAAAAGCAGGCTGCGCCCTTGGGCGCAGGGCAGACAGCGGCAAGCGAAAAGCACACGGCAACCGGACTGGTGCGGGGCAGCAGCCCCAGGCCACCGGCGTCGAACTCCTTCCTGGATGGTTTCTTCCAGATCACCAAGCGTGGCTCCACGCTGGCCCGCGAATTCCGCGGCGGCATTGTCACGTTCTTCACGATGGCCTACATCGTCATCCTCAACCCCCTGATCCTGGGCGGTTTCTCTGCCCAGAACGCACCCACGGACGTGGCCGGCGGCTGGTTGTCGGCAGCGCAGGTGGGGGCCGTCACCGGCCTGACCGCCGGCGTCATGACGGTCCTCTTCGGCCTCATCGCGAACCTGCCGTTCGGGCTCGCTGCGGGCTTGGGAATCAACTCGTTCCTGGCAGTCGCCGTCATCCATGAAGTCACTTGGCCGGAAGCCATGGGCCTGGTGGTCATCAACGGCATCCTGATTGTCCTGTTCGGCGCCACGGGTGCGCGGACCGCGATCTTCAAGGCTGTCCCCAAGGAACTCAAGGCCGCCATCACCGTTGGCATCGGCCTGTTCATCGCCTTCATCGGCTTCGTCGACTCCGGCTTCGTCCGCGCCACAAAAGGTGGACCGCCGGTACAGCTCGGCACGGATGGTTCCATCACCTCCATCCCCACGCTTGTATTCATTGTCGGTCTGCTGGTCATGGGGATCCTCGTGGCCCGCAAGATCCAGGGCGGCCTCCTGATCGGAATCGTCGCCACCACGGTCCTCGCCGCCGTCGTCGAGGCCGTCATGCACATCGGGCCTGGCAGTGCCGCCAATCCCGGTGGCTGGCACCTCAACACCCCGGTACTGTCCGGCCAACTGGTTTCCGCCCCGGACTTCAGCCTGGTGGGCCACTTCGACCTCTTCGGTTCGTTCTCGAGGATCGGTGGCCTGGCGGCCACGATGCTGGTGTTCACCCTGGTGTTCACCAACTTCTTCGACGCCATGGGCACCATGACCGGCCTCGCCAAGAGTGCAGGCGTGGCGTACAAGGACGGGACTTTCCCCAAGCTCAAGTCGGCCTTCATCGTCGAAGGCCTGGGCGCGGTAGCCGGCGGCGCGACGTCCGGTTCGTCCAACACCGTGTACATCGACTCCGCTGCCGGCATTGGCGAAGGCGCCCGCACCGGCCTGGCGTCGGTGGTCACTGGACTGCTGTTCCTGGGCTCGATGTTCCTGACCCCGCTCACCAGCGTGGTTCCGCTGGAGGTCGCAGCCTCGGCGCTGGTGGTGGTGGGAGCCATGATGATGGCGCAGATTCGCGAGATCAAGTTCTCCAAGTTCTCCGTGGCCCTGCCCGCCTTCCTGACCATCGTCACCATGCCGCTGACATACTCCATCGCCAACGGCATCGGCGTCGGGTTCATCTCCTGGGCCGTGATCCATGCGGCATCGGGGAAGGGCAAGAAGGTCCATCCGCTCATGTGGGTGGTGACCGTGGGCTTCCTGATCTACTTTGCCCGCGGGCCGATCAGCGCGCTGATGGGAGCGTAG
- the pucL gene encoding factor-independent urate hydroxylase, with product MTMSNNIVLGDNQYGKAEVRVVKVTRDTDRHQIEDLNVTSQLRGDFQAAHLQGDNAHVVATDTQKNTIYAFARDGIGSPEAFLLRLSAHFTSGFEWVTGGRWEAEAYTWDRIQAHGSAHDHSFVRKGQEVRTAVVVREGNTTHVISGLKDLTVLKTTQSGFVGYPRDRYTTLPETTDRILATDVSARWRYSTGLDVAGTDFNKSYEDIKALLLEGFTENYSHALQQTLFDMGKKVLEAHSEVDEIKFSMPNKHHFLVDLSPFGLDNPNEVFFAADRPYGLIEATVQRDDTRPAPAAWNGIAGFC from the coding sequence ATGACCATGAGCAACAACATCGTCCTCGGCGACAACCAGTACGGCAAGGCAGAAGTCCGCGTCGTCAAAGTCACCCGCGACACCGACCGCCACCAGATCGAAGACCTGAATGTCACCTCACAACTGCGTGGCGACTTCCAGGCTGCGCACCTCCAGGGCGACAACGCACACGTCGTCGCCACGGACACCCAGAAGAACACCATCTACGCCTTCGCCCGTGACGGCATCGGCTCCCCCGAGGCCTTCCTCCTCCGCCTCAGCGCGCACTTCACTTCCGGATTCGAGTGGGTCACGGGCGGCCGCTGGGAAGCCGAGGCCTACACCTGGGACCGCATCCAGGCCCACGGCTCCGCACACGACCACAGCTTTGTCCGCAAGGGGCAGGAAGTCCGCACCGCCGTCGTGGTCCGCGAAGGCAACACAACGCACGTCATTTCCGGCCTCAAGGACCTGACCGTCCTCAAGACCACCCAGTCCGGCTTCGTCGGCTACCCCCGCGACCGGTACACCACGCTGCCCGAGACCACGGACCGCATCCTCGCCACCGACGTCTCGGCCCGCTGGCGCTACAGCACCGGACTCGACGTTGCCGGGACCGACTTCAACAAGAGCTACGAGGACATCAAGGCCCTGCTCCTTGAGGGCTTCACGGAGAACTACTCCCATGCCCTGCAGCAGACCTTGTTCGACATGGGCAAGAAGGTCCTCGAGGCCCACAGCGAAGTCGACGAGATCAAGTTCTCCATGCCCAACAAGCATCACTTCCTGGTGGACCTCAGCCCGTTCGGCCTCGACAACCCCAATGAGGTCTTCTTCGCCGCGGACCGCCCGTACGGCCTGATCGAAGCCACGGTCCAGCGCGACGACACCAGGCCGGCCCCGGCTGCCTGGAACGGCATCGCCGGCTTCTGCTAA